The following DNA comes from Anopheles arabiensis isolate DONGOLA chromosome 3, AaraD3, whole genome shotgun sequence.
CACAGTGCTTGATGAAATTTCGTGGTGTCTGTAAGCACTTACTGAACCATCAAAACTTGTTGCGGCAAAATACAGTATGGAAACTATAATGTATAATACatacaacataaaacataGATGAACATAAATTGAGAGACTGTCAATCTCTGCGCATGAATAAAATACTCAATTTTAAAGATatatttcacttttcaatCGCTACCTATTACTGAAAAATCAGTAGTATGAGAATGGCCTTACTGTGATTTCAGTAAACGAGTTGTCATTTTGGTGAGCACCCAAAATTACTGAATGATGCAGTAAACTTTCTTTTTACTGAAAGAAATACTGAATTTTCaacgaaaaaaatcagaaaaacaTGACTgaagttcagtaaaaaaaaatcctgtgATACAGTCTATTTTCCCTCTTTCAAGAGAACATATGCAATCCGCTTATTAATTCAATCGAGATACTctcaaaaaaacaataaaaataaatctaaaaacaataaagtgagaaagaaaacaaacaaaaacttttgccTTGCTGCTTCGGAAATCATTTGCATACAAAACGAAAGCCCTGAGAGATTAAATAGAaactaaacaatatttttcgcGTCTGTACATTCTGCCAATAAATTAACAACGGGTGGTTCGAAAAACACTGCATCGTGTGATGCTTtcagaaatgtcaaattcgcCGAGTACATGAAAAAATGACAGCCCTTGAATGACTTTCTGCAATTGATAGCCTGCAACCTAGTTGCCAAGCATGCCCAAAACATACCTGATGAttgttgaaacaaaacaccaaccaCACCTCAATTTTGGAATAAGCGTACGCAATTACGTGCACTGCAGGTTAGAAATCACTCACTTATCAATATTCACACTTTTATTACGGTGGGTACTacaagtaaaatgaaacaattgcaGAGCGCTCACGTCCGCTCCTCTCGATGTGTGTATTGTCAATAAACGTCAATCAAATGACAGGATGCATTCTGTGTCAAAGTGTTGATTTGGCTGCGTACGTTGAATGTCAACAAAGTTAATTTTTTATTCCGTATCAGTATTTCTTTGTGGCTTCAAAACATTTATATTTCGTGTTAAGTAAACATAaaagatttattattttattttattttattttatgagttttgaaatttcacACTCAAAAAGCATCACCGCACTTGAACCATACATACTAAACGTTAGGCCAAAAACGGTTTTTGTGAGCTCGCCAACGCTCCAAATCGATGCGATTTTCCCTCGGTGGTGATTCTTTTTCAAAGTAGTTGTGACGGTTTTTAATGCTTCGAGCGAGGGTTTTTGAGAGATGACCGCTGAAGACTGAATTTAAACATtgtatgtgattttttttatgttgatgTCTTTCTACCAGCAAGGATCATAATTTAACGGTTTTAATTCAAGTCGAATCCCCTTCATCTGTTTAATTACTTGTagaaaaaatctgaaaaataTGTAAGACGTGTAATATACAGTTCTATAAACTACTTGAGCTGTGAAAATTTGTaaagtaatgaaaaaaatgttttttgcatattgtaatatttttcaaaaaaaaaaatactgtcAACTTTGAAAAGCTTTAACTTAAAAACGGTAGTGAGTTGAACCAATCTATGCACAGTCATAGAAACTACATTagtttattcaattttattcaaaatattacATCGATATTGGATTACgcattcaaaagttataaGCCGCCAAAATCGCTGGCAAAAGGgggaattgaaaataattaattataaaaaacaGGTTTATTAcactcatttaaaaaaaatcaagagaAAGATGGCTGTAGTTTACACacatatttcaaatttcaagtcaatCAGCTTCCTAAAATCGATTTGGCTCGGGCAGGGTAGCCGATTGCCTGAAATGGGGTTAAAAAACAAGCATttgaatggaaaatcggtTTTGAAAATATCACAAAATCTCACGGCCCGTTGAGAAAtgtttcagattttttttttgtatagacATTCCTTattaaaacacatacagcCTGTtaccgagttacgcggttctcgaccTACGCGGATTCGGATTTATGATTCGGTTTTCTAAATATGACAacttaaatgtcaaatcagtacaactTGCTTTGAAAATTGTTCAAAAGTTATACATTTCAATCGTATCAAATAAAAGATAAAGTGTATAATAGTACATAGTGTATGTAATCTAAAATACCGAGTAATCATTTGTTTCTGACAGtaaaattcgacttacgcagATATTCGAGTTTCGCGAATTCCTCGGGATAAACCGCGTATcacgggaacagactgtattcAATAATTagcagggaatcgaagttctAACAATGAGTTCAGACTGTATGTAGTATCCTCGCGCTCTATGCTTTACCAGTTCATCTTTATGCCAAATACTACATTTTTCGACACGGATATGGATTTGTGATCTAGTTTAGTGCtgtttattttccttcgtTATATCCATTCTGCATGCCCATCATGGATTGAAGCCTCGATTGGACTGTGCCCCCAAATGTAgaactgattatcctgctatccGTATTCAATGCGTCACTAATAGTCAAACCCATTAGTGGTACATGCAggcttgaccgacaacggttgctACATCAAAGTAGATCCATCTTGTCCATCTTACAACTTAAATCCGGAGTGTATCGCAACGACACCAAAGGTTAAATTTTCATATTCAACACATTTGAAGCCAGCGTTCTGAATCATTgctttaaattcattttgctGCGGAAACTTTCGGATGCTCTCTACCAAGTACTGGTACGGCTGCCACTGATTAGCTAGTATTTGTCCCATCGGTGGAATCACTTGGAAGGAATACTGAtcgtaaaccctgcaaaaaaaacatcattttagCCCAAAAATATAGTAAAActatataaaatatattattcatATTACCATTTAAGATATTCATTGTTCACATGACTGAATTCTAGGCACATAAAACGTCCTCCCGGTTTCAGCACGCGGTGAGCTTCCGAAAGTACCTAAAAGACACATCTAAATGTTAAAAGCTTCCTtccatatttttaaaactagcGGTACGTGCTTTGTCAATATGCGTGCAATTTCTAATCCCAAATGCGATCGTGTACACGCTGAATGATGAATCCTCGAAGGGCAGTTTTTCGGCATCGGCACACACCCATTCAATTGTGTCACCGGCTGTAGGTAAGTTCAATCTGTAAACAATAATACCataattatcattttatataaGGCACATAAATACTTTCATTTCTACCTACTTTTCCCATCGTTGTTGACCCACATCTAGCATATTTTGATTGATATCACAAACAGTAACATGACTAGGCTTTCGATCTGGTGCTGTCTGCTTTTGTAGATATTTCATGTATCGGAACGCTATATCGCCAGTGCCACCAGCCATGTCCAGCAGTCGTATTCCATTTCCCACCGGCGATAAACGTTCCATGAAAATATCTTTCCACACACGATGAATTCCCATCGACATAGCGTCATTCATCAAATCATAGGATGCCGCGACCTCCTCGAACACTTTGTGAACCTTTTTCCATTTGTCGCTCTCTTTTACCGTTTGAAAACCAAAGTGTGTATCCGAATCGTGTTGCGTTGCGCTTTGGGTAACATTTTCCCTTGCATTGCTGGAAAATCGCGCAAGCGGAAGTCTGTGTACCAATAGAGAGGTTCTTCGAAGAGGTAACATTGCGTAGGTTTTGATTTGGGTACTGCGAGATCATGTCATGTTTATTTTGATAACTTTCGTTTCGGTTGATAGGTCGCGTATACACATACCGAAAAATGACATTTCGAGGAGAAACGCTTCACACACTTTCAAAAACTCTTAACctttttacacacaaacaaattggTAAAGAATATGTTTGtctttgttgtttcgtttatcACTATACAAATTCTACTAAATTTCCTAAGCTATTTAATACGCTATTTCCTACGCTAATTCCTTTCTGAATTTATATCCGGAATAGTTCCTTGAACTTTTCCTCAAAATGATGAAATCAGTAGctacagtcagtccaaaaagtattcgtctagctgaatattttacagaaaaaggcgaattatggccgcaataggcatggggcgataaaagtaatgatgaggTTTGCTAAAGGGACTATCAATacacacgttttgctaaaaaataagcatttaaatagtgcaatagcaaccaaaatacatcaaataaaaaaaagttgtttgatgggcgcgcaaaaagtattcgtccatctagctttttaattatttacgctggacaaacacaacgtagacgtgaattaaatttattattatcaatttaCTGGTGACTTCCTACTAAAATaatgcatttctgttgtttcaattgcacttcaaGCGGTCAGAGAGGCACTAAAGGCGGGGGAGTTAAATGATTGGGGGCATGATGGCGAAAATCGTATCTTTAACTTAGGCCTAACCTATCCTACCCATTTTTGAAGGTTACAAAATGTGTGGAAGGGCTCGTTCCTTCATTTGATCAgagtttggccatttttctgaCACAAATTGTGTGACAAACTGCCATGTAAGCAGCCATTCTTGACGGTTAATCTAACGAAAGAAGCGGTTTAATgtccaaaaaatcaaattttaccatggaatcagtgcattttgtgatggccaataaaaaaaggaaaagatatgggtcacatttggttgatgggtcatgctgcatttcatcGTAGCTGGTCATGTAATAGCTTGAATGAGTGAGTTGtaacaaacatgttttgtatgaactagttaatttggcccggttacagagTTTCGCAACAGAACCTAAGACGTGTATACTGACTGCAGGGCtcgtttaaatgttttcatccAAACATGTAGATAAGCAAGTCTGCTCTCTTTTGATGTCTTTTTACTGATACTTTTTATGACCGTGTTACTATTTTGGCACAGGTTTCCAATTCTTATCCCGGTTTATAGCCCTTCCatatttttgtcttatttacaaatgttagtGTTTCCATTATATTAGCAATCGTGGTCCACTTTCTTTTCAGTATGTTTGAGTATCGGCTggactcgtggtacagtcgtcaactcgtacgacttaacattCCAATCATGGGTTTAATTTCTAGTATGACTGACTATTATCATGCTATGGGTTATcaaaaaatcactaaaataatCGGTGTGGCGCAGgaaggccttggccgacaacggttttTATGGCAAACCAAATGTTCGACTATTCCGCTATCATTGCCCATCTTTACAACCATATAGGAcatacgaaaatttaatttagtcatTTTGAACTTATGGAATAGCTACTATTACATGTTCATATGGCATATGGATCCGAGTCTTCCATCCACAGGGCTCACTGTCACTTATTATTGACCCGTGCCCCATCTTCTGCAAGACTATTTGTGTACTAAGCAGCCATGGATATCCAGGAGTGCTAAAtccgaataaaaacaattaaactaacttcatTCAACTTTGTTGCTTCATCTGAGCACATGATTAACAAAAACCCCATGACCCAGGAATGTCTTTATTCCGTGTATATTATTGTCCCATTACGCGTATGAAGGCCCGATCCATGGGAAATATAAACTTGttatatgcatgttttaaagttgtttACTTAGCCCTAGTTATGCAGCTCCGATGGTTTCACTATTGCATTGTACCCAGCATGAAAAATTGCAATTGTTAAACGTTCATAGCGTACGATTTTGCAATCCTTTCAAGAAAGCATTTGACTGCACTTGGATGATGGTTCGAAGCAAGTGCATAATAGTTCGAAGCaagtctttttatttaaacgttttgaacTATACTACTACGCAAGATAAAATGGAGCGAGGTAGAATCTTTACCACAGATTTATTTAGAATcactgggaataatttgataattttttatacaacacgttggtagaagaaaacaatgatgtcttTCGATTTGAATAcctcaatgattcaatcaatctaccattgcttgttgcctcgaGGAAAGGCATCCcctttatgaaataaaaatcatccaagcaccca
Coding sequences within:
- the LOC120903647 gene encoding 2-methoxy-6-polyprenyl-1,4-benzoquinol methylase, mitochondrial — protein: MLPLRRTSLLVHRLPLARFSSNARENVTQSATQHDSDTHFGFQTVKESDKWKKVHKVFEEVAASYDLMNDAMSMGIHRVWKDIFMERLSPVGNGIRLLDMAGGTGDIAFRYMKYLQKQTAPDRKPSHVTVCDINQNMLDVGQQRWEKLNLPTAGDTIEWVCADAEKLPFEDSSFSVYTIAFGIRNCTHIDKVLSEAHRVLKPGGRFMCLEFSHVNNEYLKWVYDQYSFQVIPPMGQILANQWQPYQYLVESIRKFPQQNEFKAMIQNAGFKCVEYENLTFGVVAIHSGFKL